In Microbacterium sp. AB, a single genomic region encodes these proteins:
- the rsmG gene encoding 16S rRNA (guanine(527)-N(7))-methyltransferase RsmG, with amino-acid sequence MTSANDLEAEPAAAAALFGDRLGQARAFVAALAEHGEERGLIGPIEVPRLWSRHILNSAVIAPLFPAGGRVGDVGSGAGLPGIVLAIARPDVSWVLIEPMERRTIWLTEQVEALGLQNVVVERARAEDAGRYEEALDAVTARAVSALRTLIPWTAPLVRDGGELILLKGLNAPNEIDAASKAIRKHKLSDVRVEVVGEGVVEEPTRVVRATVR; translated from the coding sequence ATGACTTCGGCGAACGATCTGGAGGCCGAACCGGCGGCCGCGGCCGCGCTGTTCGGCGACCGTCTCGGACAGGCGCGAGCCTTCGTGGCGGCGCTCGCCGAGCACGGCGAGGAACGCGGCCTCATCGGACCGATCGAGGTCCCGCGTCTTTGGTCGCGCCATATCCTGAACTCCGCCGTCATCGCGCCGTTGTTTCCCGCAGGTGGCCGCGTCGGGGACGTCGGATCGGGAGCCGGCCTGCCGGGCATCGTGCTCGCGATCGCGCGTCCGGATGTCTCCTGGGTCCTGATCGAGCCGATGGAGCGTCGGACGATCTGGCTGACGGAGCAGGTCGAGGCGCTGGGTCTCCAGAACGTCGTCGTCGAGCGTGCCCGGGCGGAAGACGCCGGACGATACGAGGAGGCGCTCGACGCCGTGACGGCTCGCGCTGTGTCTGCGCTGAGGACCCTCATCCCCTGGACCGCGCCGCTGGTGCGCGACGGCGGCGAGCTGATCCTGCTGAAGGGGCTCAACGCGCCGAATGAGATCGATGCGGCGTCGAAGGCGATCCGCAAGCACAAGCTCTCGGACGTCCGCGTCGAAGTGGTCGGCGAAGGCGTCGTGGAGGAGCCCACGCGGGTCGTGCGCGCGACCGTTCGGTAG
- a CDS encoding Jag family protein — protein sequence MNTTTPAQDAPTDADLEQEGDIAADFIEGLLDIADIEGDLTLDVRQGRAYVSVESDDDSLRVLSHPDTVQALQELTRLAVQSETGAFSRLILDVGGSRDERRRQLEKLVDAALVKLEEGATQASLPPMSSYERKLVHDVAADRGLVSESYGEGADRHTVVRRG from the coding sequence ATGAACACCACGACGCCGGCGCAGGACGCGCCGACCGACGCCGACCTCGAGCAGGAGGGCGACATCGCGGCGGACTTCATCGAGGGCCTGCTCGACATCGCAGACATCGAGGGCGACCTGACTCTGGACGTGCGTCAGGGCCGCGCGTACGTGTCGGTGGAGTCTGACGACGACTCTCTCCGGGTGCTCTCCCACCCCGACACCGTGCAGGCGCTTCAGGAGCTGACCCGTCTCGCGGTGCAGAGCGAGACGGGCGCCTTCTCGCGGCTCATCCTCGACGTCGGAGGATCCCGTGACGAGCGCCGCCGTCAGCTGGAGAAGCTGGTGGACGCCGCGCTCGTGAAGCTCGAGGAAGGCGCGACGCAGGCGTCGCTGCCTCCGATGTCGTCGTACGAGCGCAAGCTCGTGCACGACGTCGCGGCCGACCGCGGTCTCGTGTCGGAGTCGTACGGCGAGGGCGCCGACCGCCACACGGTCGTCCGTCGCGGATAA
- the yidC gene encoding membrane protein insertase YidC, whose translation MDFLGIILWPIRWVIEMILVGWHAVLTFLGMQVDGGLTWVMSIAGVVVVVRSALIPLFVRQIKSQRKMMEVAPEMKKIQDKYRGKRDQLSREAMSRETMALYKKHGTTPVSSCLPLLVQMPVFFSLYYTLYDIKNHAAQGVGGVGLLSADLTQQFNDAKLFGVAPLSETLVDAIQTQPEGWVATTIILVIMVALMIATQFFTQLQIVSKNLSPEAKTGQAYQMQRIMIYIIPFAMIFSGVFFPLGVVSYWFFNNLWTMVQQFLVIREMPTPGSDAAKAREERLARKGKALNSQGKVVTVAEYEAEQQELLRKAEEQRAKQAKRQQPMSAKRAKKQKGPGDPAAAG comes from the coding sequence GTGGACTTCCTCGGAATCATCCTCTGGCCCATCCGCTGGGTCATCGAAATGATCCTCGTCGGCTGGCACGCCGTTCTCACCTTCCTCGGCATGCAGGTCGACGGCGGCCTCACCTGGGTGATGTCGATCGCCGGCGTCGTCGTCGTCGTCCGCTCCGCTCTCATCCCCCTCTTCGTGAGGCAGATCAAGAGCCAGCGCAAGATGATGGAAGTCGCGCCGGAGATGAAGAAGATCCAGGACAAGTACCGGGGCAAGCGCGACCAGCTCTCGCGCGAGGCGATGAGCCGCGAGACGATGGCCCTGTACAAGAAGCACGGCACGACGCCGGTGAGCAGCTGTCTCCCGCTGCTCGTGCAGATGCCGGTCTTCTTCTCGCTCTACTACACGCTCTACGACATCAAGAACCACGCAGCACAGGGCGTCGGCGGCGTCGGCCTGCTCAGCGCGGACCTCACGCAGCAGTTCAACGACGCGAAGCTGTTCGGCGTTGCTCCGCTGAGCGAGACGCTCGTCGACGCCATCCAGACCCAGCCCGAGGGATGGGTGGCCACGACGATCATCCTCGTCATCATGGTCGCCCTGATGATCGCCACGCAGTTCTTCACGCAGCTGCAGATCGTGTCGAAGAACCTCTCGCCGGAGGCGAAGACCGGTCAGGCATATCAGATGCAGCGCATCATGATCTACATCATCCCGTTCGCGATGATCTTCTCCGGCGTGTTCTTCCCGCTCGGCGTCGTCTCCTACTGGTTCTTCAACAACCTCTGGACGATGGTCCAGCAGTTCCTCGTCATCCGCGAGATGCCGACGCCCGGCTCCGACGCCGCGAAGGCCCGGGAGGAGCGTCTCGCGCGCAAGGGCAAGGCGCTCAACAGCCAGGGCAAGGTCGTGACGGTCGCCGAGTACGAGGCGGAGCAGCAGGAGCTGCTGCGCAAGGCGGAGGAGCAGCGGGCGAAGCAGGCGAAGCGCCAGCAGCCCATGAGCGCGAAGCGCGCGAAGAAGCAGAAGGGCCCGGGCGACCCCGCCGCGGCAGGCTGA
- the yidD gene encoding membrane protein insertion efficiency factor YidD, with protein sequence MSVLPASATGAASLHGSDLLRALPLVPRNLGLALLHGYRATISHTYGDVCRYYPSCSAYAVTAVQQHGLVKGSGLAAMRIARCHPWAAGGEDDVTPHPHFRYDLTRHGFVVPLRKD encoded by the coding sequence ATGAGCGTCCTCCCGGCATCGGCGACGGGCGCGGCGAGTCTCCACGGATCCGACCTCCTCCGGGCCCTCCCGCTCGTCCCGCGGAATCTCGGCCTCGCCCTGCTCCACGGCTATCGCGCGACCATCTCCCACACGTACGGCGACGTCTGCCGCTACTACCCCTCCTGCTCCGCGTACGCCGTCACGGCGGTACAGCAGCACGGACTCGTGAAAGGATCGGGGTTGGCGGCGATGCGTATCGCCCGGTGTCATCCCTGGGCCGCCGGCGGCGAGGACGATGTGACGCCGCACCCGCACTTCCGCTACGACCTCACCCGTCACGGCTTCGTCGTGCCGCTACGAAAGGACTGA
- the rnpA gene encoding ribonuclease P protein component, protein MLARPHRLTLGIDYRFVVRRGARCAGPSTVTHVVHSGEERAARFGFIVSKAVGNAVTRNTVRRRLKAVCAEALPSVRPGADVVIRALPSAATATYRELSSEVTRCLARRAAV, encoded by the coding sequence GTGCTCGCGCGGCCGCATCGCCTCACTCTCGGCATCGACTATCGCTTCGTCGTACGCCGGGGCGCTCGATGCGCCGGTCCGTCGACGGTGACGCACGTCGTCCACTCCGGTGAGGAGCGGGCGGCGCGTTTCGGCTTCATCGTGAGCAAGGCGGTCGGCAACGCGGTGACGCGGAACACGGTGCGCAGGCGTCTCAAGGCGGTGTGCGCGGAGGCTCTGCCGAGCGTGCGACCCGGTGCCGACGTCGTGATCAGGGCGCTGCCCTCCGCCGCGACCGCCACCTACCGCGAGCTGAGCTCCGAGGTGACGCGCTGTCTCGCGCGCAGGGCCGCCGTATGA
- the rpmH gene encoding 50S ribosomal protein L34: MSKRTFQPNNRRRAKKHGFRARMRTRAGRAILAARRGKGRTELSA, translated from the coding sequence ATGAGCAAGCGCACTTTCCAGCCCAACAACCGCCGCCGCGCCAAGAAGCACGGCTTCCGCGCTCGTATGCGCACCCGTGCCGGCCGCGCGATCCTCGCCGCGCGTCGCGGCAAGGGACGCACCGAGCTCTCGGCGTAG
- the dnaA gene encoding chromosomal replication initiator protein DnaA has protein sequence MSAHEIPDVPVWRTVLAELAGDDRITPLLEGYLSLAVPQGVMGGTLYIDVPNDLTAAQITKRMREPIMEALERIGADAKSFRVSVNPELTGTRADAPLPPPSPEAPTRPVSRASSTPQPPSRDDTRLNPKYTFDNFVIGQSNRFAHAAAVAVAEAPAKAYNPLFIYGDSGLGKTHLLHAIGDYALNLYPGVRVRYVSSEEFTNDFINSIANNRGAAFNARYREVDILLIDDIQFLQGKAETQESFFHTFNTLHDHDKQVVITSDVAPKLLTGFEDRMRSRFEWGLITDVQAPDLETRVAILRKKGQAERLDIPDDVIEYIASNVSTNIRELEGALIRVSAFASLNRSSVSLELAQTVLRDIVDQAEDTVVSPNDIISVTAGYFKLTVDDLHGSSRAQSVAQARQIAMYLCRERTSLSLPKIGQLFGGRDHTTVMYAYRKINELMKEKRSVYNQVQEITTQLGRR, from the coding sequence ATGAGCGCACACGAGATCCCGGACGTCCCCGTCTGGCGCACCGTGCTGGCCGAGCTGGCCGGCGACGATCGGATCACGCCCCTCCTCGAGGGCTATCTCAGCCTCGCCGTGCCGCAGGGAGTGATGGGCGGCACCCTCTACATCGACGTCCCGAACGATCTCACGGCCGCGCAGATCACCAAGCGCATGCGGGAGCCCATCATGGAGGCCCTCGAGCGCATCGGCGCCGACGCGAAGTCGTTCCGGGTCTCCGTGAACCCCGAGCTCACCGGGACCAGGGCGGACGCACCGCTGCCTCCCCCCTCCCCGGAGGCGCCGACGCGACCCGTCTCGCGGGCATCCTCCACGCCTCAGCCCCCGTCGCGCGACGACACGCGCCTCAACCCCAAGTACACCTTCGACAACTTCGTCATCGGACAGTCCAACAGGTTCGCGCACGCCGCGGCCGTCGCGGTGGCCGAGGCGCCGGCGAAGGCCTACAACCCGCTGTTCATCTACGGCGACTCCGGGCTCGGCAAGACGCACCTCCTCCACGCGATCGGCGACTACGCGCTCAACCTGTACCCCGGCGTACGCGTGCGCTACGTCTCGAGCGAGGAGTTCACGAACGACTTCATCAACTCGATCGCGAACAACCGCGGCGCCGCCTTCAACGCGCGCTATCGCGAGGTCGACATCCTGCTCATCGACGACATCCAGTTCCTCCAGGGCAAGGCGGAGACGCAGGAGTCCTTCTTCCACACGTTCAACACGCTGCACGACCACGACAAGCAGGTCGTCATCACGAGCGATGTCGCGCCCAAGCTTCTGACGGGCTTCGAGGACAGGATGCGCAGCCGGTTCGAGTGGGGGCTCATCACCGACGTGCAGGCGCCCGATCTCGAGACCCGCGTCGCGATCCTCCGCAAGAAGGGGCAGGCCGAGCGCCTCGACATCCCCGACGACGTGATCGAGTACATCGCCTCCAACGTCTCCACGAACATCCGGGAGCTGGAGGGCGCGCTCATCCGCGTCTCCGCGTTCGCGAGCCTCAACAGGTCGTCTGTCTCCCTCGAGCTCGCCCAGACCGTCCTCCGCGACATCGTGGACCAGGCGGAGGACACGGTCGTCTCCCCGAACGACATCATCAGCGTGACCGCGGGCTACTTCAAGCTCACGGTCGACGACCTGCACGGCTCCAGCCGGGCCCAGTCGGTGGCCCAGGCACGTCAGATCGCCATGTATCTGTGCCGCGAGCGCACGAGCCTCTCCCTGCCCAAGATCGGCCAGCTCTTCGGCGGACGCGACCATACGACGGTCATGTACGCCTACCGCAAGATCAACGAGCTGATGAAGGAGAAGCGCTCCGTGTACAACCAGGTGCAGGAGATCACGACGCAGCTCGGCAGGCGCTAG
- the dnaN gene encoding DNA polymerase III subunit beta, protein MKFHVNRDVFSEAVSFVVKLLPQRNPQPILAGVLIETTEDGALALSAFDYEASARTTIDATIDEPGTILVHGRLLSDIASRLPNQPIEISTDDDGNISLTCGSASFALASMPVEEYPAIPEVSGESGLVPGDDFATGIAQVAFAASRDDVTPVLTGVQLEVSGTSLSLVATDRYRVALRDIPWDGGQQEAAALVPARTLQEVGKTFSHGGNISIAFSGSGDREIIAFTAGNKTVTSLLIKGNFPPVRRLFPAQTEHYAVVSTADLTEAVRRVSLVLDRSAPLRFTFSTSQVTMDASGGDQARASESVDAHLSGGDEVTLGLNPQYLLEALGAVKSEFVRVTFTSSDNANKLSPILVTSQTSVDQAGQDSFKYLLQPNLLLR, encoded by the coding sequence GTGAAGTTCCACGTGAACCGCGACGTCTTCAGTGAGGCTGTCTCTTTCGTCGTCAAGCTGCTGCCGCAGCGCAACCCCCAGCCGATCCTGGCGGGCGTGCTCATCGAGACGACCGAGGACGGGGCTCTCGCCCTCTCCGCCTTCGACTACGAGGCGTCGGCACGCACCACGATCGACGCGACGATCGACGAGCCCGGCACGATCCTCGTGCACGGGCGCCTCCTCTCCGACATCGCGAGCCGGCTCCCCAACCAGCCGATCGAGATCTCCACCGACGACGACGGCAACATCTCGCTGACGTGCGGATCGGCCAGCTTCGCCCTCGCGTCGATGCCCGTCGAGGAATACCCCGCCATCCCCGAGGTCTCCGGAGAGTCCGGCCTCGTGCCCGGCGACGACTTCGCCACCGGCATCGCCCAGGTCGCCTTCGCCGCCTCGCGCGACGACGTCACCCCCGTCCTCACCGGAGTGCAGCTCGAGGTCTCCGGCACGAGCCTGAGTCTCGTCGCGACGGACCGCTACCGCGTCGCGCTGCGCGACATCCCCTGGGACGGCGGGCAGCAGGAGGCGGCGGCGCTCGTCCCGGCCCGCACGCTGCAGGAGGTCGGCAAGACCTTCTCGCACGGCGGCAACATCTCCATCGCCTTCTCCGGATCGGGCGACCGCGAGATCATCGCGTTCACCGCGGGCAACAAGACCGTCACCTCGCTGCTCATCAAGGGCAACTTCCCGCCGGTGCGTCGTCTCTTCCCCGCGCAGACCGAGCACTACGCGGTCGTCAGCACCGCGGATCTGACCGAGGCGGTGCGTCGCGTGTCGCTCGTCCTGGACCGCTCGGCGCCGCTGCGCTTCACGTTCTCCACCTCGCAGGTCACGATGGACGCCTCGGGAGGGGACCAGGCGCGTGCGTCCGAGTCCGTCGACGCGCACCTCTCGGGCGGAGACGAGGTCACCCTCGGCCTCAACCCGCAGTACCTGCTCGAGGCGCTCGGAGCGGTGAAGAGCGAGTTCGTGCGCGTGACGTTCACGTCGAGCGACAACGCGAACAAGCTCAGCCCCATCCTCGTCACGAGCCAGACGTCGGTCGACCAGGCCGGCCAGGACTCGTTCAAGTACCTGCTGCAGCCGAACCTCCTGCTGCGCTAG
- the recF gene encoding DNA replication/repair protein RecF (All proteins in this family for which functions are known are DNA-binding proteins that assist the filamentation of RecA onto DNA for the initiation of recombination or recombinational repair.): MIVEHLSLVDFRNYAEAELSLAPGSNVLVGRNGQGKTNLAEAIAYLATLGSHRVSADAPLVREGKDAAFVRARLAHGQRRVTLELQINKQGSNRARVSGSPVRASELPRYAQVVLFAPEDLQIVRGDPSQRRRFADQLLVQRIPRMAGVISDYERTLRQRTTLLKSARARGVAGAQLSTLDVWDDKLVSLGSELIDARVRLAHDLAGPLAAAYAGVAGDDHGPGLEWALSVRGGDPEEGDDRQEGGGGTTQDLFRAALAARRAQEIERGLTLVGPHRDDLLLTVRGLPVKGYASHGESWSVALALRLASAELLRAESQGGDPVLILDDVFAELDAGRRARLAGVVADFEQVLVTAAVADDVPAELRANAVRIEAGRVLGPLSDHPLSPEATDD; encoded by the coding sequence GTGATCGTGGAGCACCTGAGCCTCGTCGATTTCCGCAACTACGCGGAGGCCGAGCTGTCTCTCGCGCCCGGGTCGAACGTCCTCGTGGGCCGCAACGGCCAGGGGAAGACCAACCTCGCCGAGGCCATCGCCTACCTCGCGACGCTCGGGTCGCACCGGGTCTCGGCCGACGCCCCCCTCGTGCGCGAGGGCAAGGACGCCGCTTTCGTCCGTGCGCGGCTCGCCCACGGGCAGCGTCGCGTGACCCTCGAGCTGCAGATCAACAAGCAGGGGTCGAACCGGGCGAGGGTGAGCGGCTCGCCCGTCCGAGCGTCGGAGCTGCCGCGCTACGCGCAGGTCGTCCTGTTCGCGCCGGAGGACCTGCAGATCGTGCGCGGCGACCCCTCCCAGCGGAGGCGGTTCGCCGACCAGCTGCTCGTCCAGCGCATTCCGCGGATGGCCGGCGTCATCTCCGACTACGAGCGCACGCTCCGGCAGCGCACGACGCTGCTGAAGTCGGCGCGGGCGCGGGGGGTCGCGGGCGCCCAGCTCTCCACGCTCGACGTGTGGGACGACAAGCTCGTCTCGCTCGGCTCCGAGCTGATCGATGCGCGCGTCCGTCTCGCCCACGACCTCGCCGGACCGCTCGCCGCGGCCTACGCCGGCGTCGCGGGCGACGATCACGGCCCCGGGCTGGAGTGGGCGCTGTCCGTGCGCGGCGGCGACCCCGAGGAGGGGGACGACCGCCAGGAGGGCGGCGGCGGGACGACGCAGGACCTGTTCCGCGCGGCGCTCGCGGCACGCCGCGCGCAGGAGATCGAGCGCGGCCTGACCCTCGTCGGCCCCCATCGCGACGACCTCCTCCTCACGGTGCGCGGCCTGCCCGTGAAGGGGTACGCGTCCCACGGGGAGTCGTGGTCCGTCGCGCTGGCGCTGCGTCTCGCCTCCGCCGAGCTGCTGCGCGCCGAGTCGCAGGGCGGGGATCCCGTCCTCATCCTCGACGACGTGTTCGCCGAGCTCGACGCCGGGCGTCGAGCTCGGCTGGCAGGGGTCGTCGCCGACTTCGAGCAGGTGCTCGTCACCGCGGCGGTCGCCGACGACGTGCCCGCGGAGCTGCGCGCCAACGCCGTCCGCATCGAGGCCGGCCGCGTCCTCGGCCCGCTCTCGGACCATCCCCTCTCGCCGGAGGCGACCGATGACTGA
- a CDS encoding DUF721 domain-containing protein, whose amino-acid sequence MAEPEVPETIATYLRLRGLEPSKRYRRTRRPVDEDDENAPFAPGRDPKPLGEALDVLTRSSGWEPHLQREDLALNWEEIAGGDNAAHSHIETFANGVVVVRCDSTPRSKQMHLMRANFLTRVIQLYPEAGVTDIRFFGPDVPSWNHGIRRVPGRGPRDTYG is encoded by the coding sequence ATGGCTGAGCCGGAGGTCCCCGAGACGATCGCGACGTACCTGCGCCTGCGCGGGCTCGAGCCGAGCAAGCGCTACCGGCGCACGCGACGTCCCGTCGACGAGGACGACGAGAACGCCCCCTTCGCGCCGGGACGCGACCCGAAGCCGCTCGGGGAGGCGCTCGACGTGCTCACCCGCTCGAGCGGATGGGAGCCGCACCTCCAGCGCGAGGACCTCGCCCTGAACTGGGAGGAGATCGCCGGCGGCGACAACGCGGCGCACTCCCACATCGAGACGTTCGCCAACGGCGTCGTCGTCGTGCGCTGCGACTCGACGCCGCGCAGCAAGCAGATGCATCTCATGCGCGCGAACTTCCTCACGCGCGTGATCCAGCTCTACCCCGAGGCGGGCGTGACCGACATCCGCTTCTTCGGGCCCGACGTGCCCTCGTGGAATCACGGCATCAGGCGCGTTCCAGGGCGCGGCCCGCGCGATACCTACGGGTAG
- the gyrB gene encoding DNA topoisomerase (ATP-hydrolyzing) subunit B yields the protein MTSDTPQNESEPTADGQHDERGDAAPGPRRVQGEYGADAIQVLEGLEAVRKRPGMYIGSTGPRGLHHLVYEIVDNSVDEALAGYCDTIVVTILADGGLRVVDNGRGIPVDLHKTEGKSTLEVVLTVLHAGGKFGGGGYAVSGGLHGVGSSVVNALSTRLDAVIRRQGNVWRQSFSGGGIPMGPIEKGEDTAETGTTITFWPDPDIFTEGVDFDYETLRTRFQQTAFLNKGLRIELSDERESSAEEVETADGSTEVVKRHNVFHYERGLVDYVEYLNKVRKAERVNEDIVVLEAEQADGRMAVEIAMQWTTSYTENVFTYANMINTHEGGTHEEGFRAALTSLVNRYARTNGLLKEKDDNLTGDDVREGLTAVISVKLSEPQFEGQTKTKLGNTEAKAFVQKAVNDQLADWFERNPAQAKNIIRKAIDAATARMAARKARETARRKSVFESAAMPDKLKDCTSKDPSISEVFLVEGDSAGGSAVGGRDPHTQAILALRGKILNVERARLDKALGNKEVQAMIQAFGTGIGPEFDIEKARYHKIVLMTDADVDGQHITTLLLTLLFRYMRGLIEAGFVYLAMPPLYRLKWSNAPHEYVYSDRERDALLKEGASAGKRMPKDAGIQRYKGLGEMNDSELWDTTMNPETRTLQQVTIDDAAAADEIFSVLMGEDVESRRSFIQRNAKDVRFLDI from the coding sequence ATGACGAGCGATACCCCTCAGAACGAGTCCGAGCCGACCGCAGACGGCCAGCACGACGAGAGGGGCGACGCCGCACCCGGCCCCCGCCGGGTGCAGGGCGAGTACGGCGCCGATGCCATCCAGGTGCTCGAAGGCCTGGAGGCGGTCCGCAAGCGTCCCGGCATGTACATCGGGTCGACCGGGCCGCGCGGCCTGCACCACCTGGTGTACGAGATCGTCGACAACTCGGTCGACGAGGCGCTCGCGGGCTACTGCGACACGATCGTGGTGACGATCCTCGCCGACGGCGGCCTGCGCGTCGTCGACAACGGCCGCGGCATCCCCGTCGACCTGCACAAGACCGAGGGCAAGTCGACCCTCGAGGTCGTGCTGACGGTGCTGCACGCCGGCGGCAAGTTCGGCGGGGGCGGATACGCGGTCTCCGGCGGCCTGCACGGCGTCGGCTCCTCCGTGGTGAACGCCCTCTCCACGCGCCTGGACGCCGTGATCAGGCGGCAGGGCAACGTCTGGCGGCAGTCGTTCTCGGGCGGCGGCATCCCGATGGGCCCGATCGAGAAGGGCGAGGACACCGCCGAGACCGGCACCACGATCACGTTCTGGCCGGACCCCGACATCTTCACCGAGGGCGTCGACTTCGACTACGAGACGCTGCGGACGAGGTTCCAGCAGACGGCCTTCCTCAACAAGGGACTGCGGATCGAGCTCTCCGACGAGCGCGAGTCCTCGGCGGAGGAGGTCGAGACCGCCGACGGCTCCACCGAGGTCGTCAAGCGGCACAACGTGTTCCACTACGAGCGCGGTCTCGTCGACTACGTCGAGTACCTCAACAAGGTCCGCAAGGCGGAGCGCGTGAACGAGGACATCGTCGTGCTCGAGGCCGAGCAGGCCGACGGCCGGATGGCCGTCGAGATCGCGATGCAGTGGACGACGAGCTACACCGAGAACGTCTTCACGTACGCGAACATGATCAACACGCACGAGGGCGGCACGCACGAGGAGGGCTTCCGCGCGGCGCTCACCTCGCTCGTGAACCGGTATGCGCGCACGAACGGCCTCCTCAAGGAGAAGGACGACAACCTCACGGGCGACGACGTGCGCGAGGGCCTCACCGCCGTGATCTCGGTGAAGCTGTCGGAGCCGCAGTTCGAGGGCCAGACGAAGACCAAGCTCGGCAACACCGAGGCGAAGGCGTTCGTGCAAAAGGCCGTCAACGATCAGCTCGCCGACTGGTTCGAGCGCAACCCTGCTCAGGCGAAGAACATCATCCGCAAGGCGATCGACGCCGCCACCGCCCGGATGGCCGCGCGCAAGGCGCGCGAGACCGCCCGGCGCAAGAGCGTGTTCGAGTCGGCGGCGATGCCCGACAAGCTCAAGGACTGCACGTCGAAGGATCCCTCGATCAGCGAGGTCTTCCTCGTGGAGGGCGACTCGGCCGGCGGCTCGGCCGTGGGCGGCCGCGACCCGCACACCCAGGCGATCCTGGCCCTGCGTGGCAAGATCCTCAACGTCGAGCGCGCGCGTCTCGACAAGGCCCTGGGCAACAAAGAGGTCCAGGCGATGATCCAGGCCTTCGGGACGGGCATCGGGCCCGAGTTCGACATCGAGAAGGCCCGGTACCACAAGATCGTCCTGATGACGGATGCCGACGTCGACGGCCAGCACATCACGACGCTGCTGCTGACGCTGCTCTTCCGCTACATGCGCGGTCTGATCGAGGCCGGTTTCGTCTACCTCGCGATGCCGCCGCTCTACCGCCTCAAGTGGTCGAACGCCCCGCACGAGTACGTGTACAGCGACCGCGAGCGCGACGCCCTGCTCAAGGAGGGCGCGTCCGCCGGCAAGCGGATGCCGAAGGACGCGGGCATCCAGCGGTACAAGGGCCTCGGCGAGATGAACGACTCCGAGCTGTGGGACACCACGATGAACCCGGAGACGCGCACGCTGCAGCAGGTGACGATCGACGACGCCGCCGCGGCGGACGAGATCTTCTCCGTGCTCATGGGCGAGGACGTCGAGTCCCGTCGCAGCTTCATCCAGCGCAACGCGAAGGACGTCCGCTTCCTCGACATCTGA